The stretch of DNA AATAATCTTTACTATCAGGGGTCCATGACACACTCCATCTCACAGTCCACCAACACAAACTCAATCCACTGCACTGCCACTTGAGCACAAACACACTGGAAAGCTTTCTTATCAGGACTCCACAAGCCAATCTAATCTAAAACAGGAGCCACTTGCCACTCCaacctcgctctctctctctctctctacaaagcCAAGTGTGCACACCACAGCAATGTCGCACCGTCACTACCCACCAAGAGAGACCTCATCCCACAGCAATCAAAACACACGGCACTTCCTCCCTCATCATCTCTCCGCTCTTTTGAGTCTTCTTATCTCTCCTTAGCCTTCTTCCAACCACTGCATCATTCTCTACAAGCTTCATGGCATCAGGAGAAGAAGCTTCAGAATCTCTCAAATGCATGGTATTAATTACTGAATCATGCTATTTTTCTTTCTGCCTTAAAATCTTGATGCTCGAATGATGTATTTTGTGGCTCAGACTTGGGTGTTAAAGGTCTCCATCCACTGCGAAGGATGCAAGAAGAAGGTGCATAGAATCCTTAAAGGCATTCCAGGTAACATCATGCCAAAGCCATAACATTCTTCTCTTTTCCTTTGTTTGTCTGACAAGGTTAATCGTCTTCTTCTTTGTCTTTTCAGGTGTTTATGATACGGAGATTGACGCAAGACAGAACAAAGTCACGGTTAAGGCCAGTGTTGACGCTGATACACTCATAAGGAAGCTCGACAAGTCCGGGAAGCGCGCCGAGCTGTGGCCGGAGAGGAAACACAGCAATCAACAGCCCAGCAATGGCGACACCAGCAATAGGAAAGAGAGCAAACAAGTCCCTAAACACAAGGAGCCATCGGTGAGCTCTGAGAAGAAACCAATCCTCTCCGAGAGGAGCCCTGCTACTGCTGCCACCGTCGCTCCCGCTGCCAAACCACCTGAAGCTGACCAAAGAGAAGCTCAAGCCAAACCCCCAAAAGACCCATCACAAACCAATAGGGTAACTGAGGAAAGCGCCATAAAAGATCCCCAAACTTCCGATGCAACGAAGACCGACATCTCCACCAAACAGCACGATAATTCCGCCGCCGCAGCTGCTGCATCCGCCGGCGGAGATCCGAGTTCCCATAGCGGTGGCGGCAAGAAGAAAGGCAAGAAGGCTCAGAAAGAGGGCTCCGCGGACTTGGGACACATGCCCTCTTATCCGATGTACCCGCCACCCCCGGCGTACGTGACGAGCTACAACATGGCGCAACCGAGCTTCAGTCAGGCCTACTACGCCCCCCCAGTGCCGCCCGCTTCGCAGGGCTATGTTTACATGCCACATCCACCTCCGCCAGAGTTGTACTACAGTTATCCGGAACCGAGCTCACTGGCATCGACGCAGCCATCGCCGCCTCACGACAGCATGTTCAACGACGAGAACCCCAACGCTTGTAATCTTATGTGATCGGAGCCGCCGGCAGACGACCGTCGGAATCTGGAAGCCTTCATAGTATATCCTCTCCTTCGTTTAGTCAGTTCGTAGGTGTTCGACGAATCTACCTGAGCTTATACCACTCGTACGAGTGAAGTACTCTTGCATCAGCCGAGATGTGTTCTCCTTCTTCACATACTCTTCTGCAGTAACATGTTTCTCGTGTAATTAATACTAGTGTGATCACTTGTTCAAGCTTAAGACAAAGCTCGGTTGCCATTTGTGTTCTGGTTAATTGCAGGTGTTACTACTGACCATCTTTCATATCTAACAGTAGTGTATGACAAAGCTGACCATATTGGACTGTGGGCGTTTGAGCCCATGTCAACTTCACCTTCACTGACGAAAcggaaacagcagcagcagcagcagcagctgggtTGGTGGAAACATGGGAGGACTTACTGCGGAAATAGGACGAACAGGTTGGCTGCATTCTCGGGGTGTTAGTTGCAAGCCTTTCCTGCACTAGTGT from Musa acuminata AAA Group cultivar baxijiao chromosome BXJ2-11, Cavendish_Baxijiao_AAA, whole genome shotgun sequence encodes:
- the LOC135626461 gene encoding heavy metal-associated isoprenylated plant protein 35-like: MASGEEASESLKCMTWVLKVSIHCEGCKKKVHRILKGIPGVYDTEIDARQNKVTVKASVDADTLIRKLDKSGKRAELWPERKHSNQQPSNGDTSNRKESKQVPKHKEPSVSSEKKPILSERSPATAATVAPAAKPPEADQREAQAKPPKDPSQTNRVTEESAIKDPQTSDATKTDISTKQHDNSAAAAAASAGGDPSSHSGGGKKKGKKAQKEGSADLGHMPSYPMYPPPPAYVTSYNMAQPSFSQAYYAPPVPPASQGYVYMPHPPPPELYYSYPEPSSLASTQPSPPHDSMFNDENPNACNLM